In Carassius auratus strain Wakin chromosome 20, ASM336829v1, whole genome shotgun sequence, the genomic stretch AACTGAGCTAGCCCGTGCTGCAAAACTTCACGAGGAGTTTAAGAAACGTGACGTGAAGATGATCGCACTGTCCATTGACAGCGTGGAGGACCACCGCAAATGGAGTGAGGTCTGCAGATTATTACATGCATGCATCCTACAAAGTAAATCttgaactatatattttttttattttttacccctagtattttaatattattaaaataatcttaaaattattttaatcttaattttagtttacattgtagtgacttaacatttttattgcttcattaatctttttttttttttttttttgtcctaaccTCAATCCCATATGCACTACTATTGGAAAGTTTGaggtttgggaaaaaaaaaagaaatgtaacattGAAATTAATGGTTGCAttcattaaagggatggttcactttcaaatgtttggtatgttttagcttacctcaagggtttttaaaaaaaaaaaaattgttaggtttattatttatttgtctgtgactttaatggaggtctatggtcaccacttcaaagagcatgcacagaggagtccaaattaaacaattccccatcgtaagtacccattgatgacctaagacacgaaacgagtggttatttaaattgttttttagctcttgtacacaaccacgtccaactgatctgagtgcgtgagtgcttcctgatgtgacgtgcgcacgcgctctggcttagtctgcgcaagctcagaaagcgccggaagtgatctctcgtgtgaacgtcactcattgtttacacttacggTCTTTGGTTTACACAGATttcggaagtgttacctttcactgtgaagatttAAACCtatttagacgtacaggaaattgcaatggaagactatttcaatatatcaacagacaacgttgaattttttttttaacaaccatatttatttgaaaccaGAATACACATCAGCTGCAGCAGCTGCGatatctcttcaaaattggtggtgttttagtagcaagtgttgttaGATGCCAACAGGAGTggggagcatatgttgtcacgaatggaacaactacaagacgaggacgaggacattgacagtatcgcatcacacacctacctgcctgactgaagatcctgagttttcgcCGCTGTTGAGATGCAGCGTTTTGCATGTTTAGTTTGCCAAGTATAAACTGGAGGCGctgtccaatgccagagggactcAATGGgacgctgtcaatagagtgaatGTGTTGTCTTTTTATTATAATCGGAatgattatagggtgcattataaaaaaattaattacaattactgcattatatttcagacagtgcagattggtgtGGTAAACCATGAGTGACGTGCATGCAAGAGATCCGTggttgcgcagactaagccagagcacgCACGAAAGTCACATCAGGGCACACTCATATCAGTTAGACGttgttgtgtacaagaggtaaaacgatttaaatactgttcgttttcttacacaaactgcTCGTTTCATGTCTTGGATCATCAATGTGTACtaacgatggggaattgtttaatttggactcctctgtgcatgctctttgaggttgtgaccatagacctccattatttGAGTCACAgtcaagaacggtttgacctaaaaacatcaaaatggaaactactgcggaaacaaagactaaaacataccaaaatttaatttgaaagtgaactatccctttaaggatgcATGACATTGATCAACAGTAATAGTAAATGTATTAAGAATATTTCAAATGATTTCGATTTCAAATgtaagctgttcttttgaaccttctattcttcaaagaatccggAATAAAATACATCACTCTTTTCCCAAACTATCAAGCCGCTCAACAGATTTCAGTGTTTAAAATGTCTTAAGCAGCAAATccgcatatttgaatgatttctgaagggtcacgtgacactgaagactggagtaatgatgctgaaaattcagctttgcagcaAAGGAATAGATTTTGAAATTAAACTAAATccctaaattacatttaatttgtaatccCAATGCCATCCCTGAAATTCTCACTGGACAGTTTAACAAAAGGGCTGATTACGTTACAAGACATCTGGCTTTCCAAGGGTCTGAACTTGGCCAAATGTTTCATCATAACTCATGCATTAAGAACTAGTTTGTAAAGCATTGAGGCACATTATTTTACGGTTGACTGTTTTAACACTAACTCTTGTACTGGATCTAAAGGCATGCAGTACTTTCACACCCTCATGTGCATTTGGCTGAACTTGTTTTCTAATTCATGTGAATGTTGCATACACCCGGTTCCCACAAGAGAATGGGTTTTGTGCGATGTTAGTCACTGGAGAACCACAACACCCTTTACTCGTATACGAATATCCAGATGTGTATATATGCTGTAATGCTATtaattgtaaaacatattttaaatgatgattttttttttttttttttttttttttttcaaaaaaaaatttatttgccGTTTCATCCAACAAGGCTTCACACGTAAGGATGACTGACTGAAATCTGAAAAAACGGTGAATATGACTTGATATTTCTGTATCTCTTGTTCTCTCTAGGACATCATGTCTTTTAACCAAGACAAAGCCTGCTGTGCCATGCCTTTCCCCATCATCGCAGATGACAAGAGGGAGTTATCGGTCTTACTGGGGATGCTGGACCCTGATGAGAGGGATAAAGATGGGATGCCCCTCACTGCCCGCTGTGTGAGTTTCCACCGCAACCATGCTTTAATTGTTCTCAACAGGGTTTTTGACGTTAACAAAAACTTAAAccaagtttgtttttttgttttttgttttgttacttcaaatgaaattaCAATCTAATATGTaactaattttatttcagctagttgccaaagcagCACTTGTAATTTGTATAATtgtatactaaaataactatataaaaaaaatgaacttgaTATTTTAAAaccaatataaatgcaaaaataaataatcaagtgCTGACACATAATCTGCTTGATTTATTTGTAAAGAATttcaataaatgttacattttataatgtatttattttttatttttttaaaaggggATTTATCAAAAttgctgaaatatttttttagctttattatattaatttcttaacCAAAATCTcatatgcactactgttcaaaaatgagTTACTGAGAAAACGGTgaactgaattttatttttctagttgccaaggcagcatttcttaTTTCCATGAGGttgtgtactaaaataactaaaaaaaaaaaaaaaaactaaaaaaaagaacaatgcagacatttttaaaacaaataataatgaaacattttcacaacaaaatggctttaaaaatgtttaaagtaaaaatggaaaataaaagaattaaaaataataaaattctagAGCTGTAACAGTATCTTCGTGATACCAAAATAACACTGGCTCATAATCAGGGGGTCTcaataagtattaatttatatttaaatattaactagtggtgggcatagggtttttttttttttttttttaattctagattactctcactgtaatcttggaattaatctagattaaaatggctcatttgtattctgctgaaggcattcagaatatgtgtgctacccaaataaaatgaCGACTgaaagtaagtctttgagaaggggtttctcaagacaggtggtgtATTAGACCAGAGGCTcctctcctgtttccaaaatgcatcacaaactgcttgagaaaggtGTAAATGAATTCCACATTGcgcaaggtgcaaacaaccttacgcctgttttgcacataatccgtctgcagtgcgtatgcattgCGTATTTTTtctacgcacccatgttaacggattccagcgttcacacgGTTGCGGTCCATCAGTGTGTTCCAAGAGCggtgcatctgcagcagtgcagcgatcgtttacgtaccgagtggTGGACTGAAAAAGCATCCTGTGCGttagcacaatgagtatgagtccgtgctgcttcagcaccacatgaaacgcacacggactgcatacacactgcagacggagtatgtgtgaaaccgGTGTgagtcttgtcgaggtttccattgggaaacttcttaaaaaaatacaattaaaataataataatttccctgAAGCAAACCTGACGGTACAAGTCGGTTTATAAATGACGTCTAAGTGGGATTTGGAGTCAAAAAGTTTGCGAACCATTGCTTTACATGTCTTGGTCGAGGCCAATGGCTGAACAGGACAGGTGATTGTGAAACTGTTGATGTTCTGCTGCATGTAACGCTTCCATTGCTCCATGTGCCCGCAGAATTGATCTGGTTTTTGCTACAGCATGTACTTTAGCAATTTAACAACAAAAGTTGTCAATACCAGAAAACTCTAAGAAACCTGCCAAAAGAAGACCGATCTATATCGGTACATCAAGATATTTGATGCTGTTGTTTATACTGTTATATGGTCACTGAATCGGATTAGTATGGTGTTTTTTCATTAAGCCACCAATTATGAAACTAAGTGTTTTATTTCTATCTGCACTTACcatattcattatatttcagGTGTTTGTCGTTGGCCCTGATAAGAGGCTGAAGCTGTCCATTCTCTATCCAGCCACTACAGGGCGCAATTTCGATGAGATTCTCCGTGTCATAGACTCTCTACAGCTGACTGCAACAAAGAAGGTGGCCACACCTGTGGACTGGAAGGTAAGATACAGCCTTTCTTCCTTTACTGTATGTAAGAGTCCCTAATTTCATTTTTCTTATGTGGTCAGAGTGGTcaaagtaaaatttatttgttttttttttttctttttgtttaagcCTGGTCAAGAAGTCATGGTCATCCCTTCTTTGTCAGATGAAGAAGCCAACAAACTTTTCCCAGCAGGTTTTACCCTCAAAGAGGTGCCTTCTGGGAAAAAATACATACGCTACACTAAACCGTAACTGATATATTGGGGCAATACTGTAGAAAAAGCCTTTACCAGTAGCCTAGAGTTTGACTACATGACCCATCACCTGCTACAATCCAGAGCGAAATCAATAGAAATTAGCATTTTAAGGTTATAACATACAATTCAAGTACTGTACTGTGCCTTAATCTCAATAAAACTATGAtccttttataatttaaaaagatgTTGATGAGTATTCATTTGGACTGTTGAGATGGATATGaataatgaattttcattttagttatgaCATGGTTTATGATGGATTTATtgcaaatgcaatttaaatatgtATCTGGTTTGACCTAAATTGATTGTGTGAGCTCCTTTATGTgaccaagctgaattttcagcagcaatcactcaagacttaatttttattttattttaaggataaTTTGATACTGGAGACTAGAGTAATGACTGATGAACGTTCACATTTGCCGCAGAAACAAGTTTGCATATagtatttacatttagtaatttagcagacacttttatccaaagggaggACAATGGAAGCGATCAAAATCAActaaagagcaatgatatgcaagtgctataacaagtctccgttagcttaatgcagtacatgtagcaaggttttttaaattatataattaaaaaaagatagaaTAAGAAAAGAAGAGCAAGCTATTGTTGGAggcctttttttatttgttaactgtagtaatttatataaaacaacCTAGCTAGAATACAAGAAGATAAGAGAAactagggatttttttttaactagctgTTAGTAAACAAATAGTGGAAGTCTTAAAGgggcatgcttttttttttttttttttttaaatgaagagttAGAATAGAgtgtgctagagttagagggtcaaaaaaggaagatatgtgtttttagctgattcttgaagatgactcagctgcttggattgagttgtgCAGGTCATTCCAgcaggagggaacatttcatttcaaaGTCTTTGAAAGTGACTTTTTTAGCCCTTTTAGGATGGCACCATAAAGCAACTTTCATTTGAAGaccgcaagcttctagagggcacatattTCTGAAGTAATGAAGTTCGGTGAAGGGGTGCAGAGCTAGTGGTGGTTTAGTTGGCAAACATTAATGGCTTTAATTTTATGCGAGCATCTAtttgtagccagtgcaaattgataaactgATGAGTGAAGTGCATTATTTTtggttcattaaaaattaatcttgctgctacgttctggattaattgtaaaggtttgataaaaGAAGCTTGAGGACCTGCCAAGAgaacattgcaatagtccagcctggaaagaataagagcttgaacaaggagttgtgtagcgtgttctgaaagaaagggtttgatcttcttgatgttgaataaagcaaatctacaaGACCAGaatgttttagcaatgtggtctgagaaagtcagctgaccATCAATCATAAgcccaaggtttctggctgttttttaaggagttatggttgatgtgcctaactggatggtgaaatcgtGATGAAACATTGGGTCTGAttgaaccacaagcagttctgtcttggcaaggttgagttgaaggtgatagcccttcatccagcaagaaatgtctgttagacaagctaaGATGCTCATAGTTATGCCAGTAGGGTTGAcgggaggatctggtggttaacatcaaaagcagcagaccgatccagcaagataagtattgaagatttggaatccgctcttgccagtcttagggcctCAACAACTCGGAGCATGGCAGTTTCGGATGAATGCCCACTTCTGAAACTAgactggttgctgtcaaggaggttgttctgtctgagaaatgcagagacttggttgaacacggCTGGGGTGGTATGgcctggcctggaagacaaggggcaaacagtgtctaaacaagatgtaagagtggagcagaaagtatcagtagcactgttaacATCAAGAGATGCTAACTGCTTAAGGTGAGGAAGCGAAGATGAAACCATAGTTGATAGCCGGGAGGTTGAAAGCGAGCGTAGGGTAGGGGTATGTGTTGTGTCAggaaccatgttgaggttaagggtgaggaggaagtgatccgaagTGTGCAGTAAAGTAACCAGTACATGATCAGTGGAGCAGTGTCGtgtgtaaataaggtccagttggttgcctgattagTGAGTAGCAGTAGTAAACACCCTTGATATCAAAAGAGTGTGGACGTCTGCAGCCTGAGGTTTATCTAACTGGAGGTTAAAGTGTCCAAGCATTACTAGGGGAATACAAtcctcatttacattttaaaagggtGGGTAATAGTGACTGAATGTGATTCTAACGAGCTGTTAATGCCCAGAGAAGGTAGAGGAATAAACTTCCAATCATTAGAGAAGCAGACCAGAAAATATTGGAAAGTGCTGCTGGTGTATCAGTGTGAGTGACTAGTAATAGATGTAATGAAATCTTTATTTACTGCAGACTGACAATTCCAGAgaacaatagaaaaataaagtagtctattagcagacataggcaaagtgCGCAGGTTGTTATTGCACTGCCTTTAGTTTGTGGTGCATGGTTTGTGAGTGGTAGTAATAGTATGGAtatggaaacacatagtaagagtTGGTCATTAAAACTGAAACCGAAGTGAAGCAAGGTGTAGAAAAGAGGATGAGCAAAAAGCGATCCCATGCCAGTGTCCTTGAACGGTAGAATggtctaataatttttttttaaaggttaaataCAGATGTATACATCAGATATAAATAATTGAACCAAAATAAATTGATTGAATTGATCCATTTCGGATTCTCATAAGGGCTGGGTTTTTCTGTAAATTCAAGTGAagtgatatttttaaaaatgaatggcaGGTAAAGATGTGTGGCATGTTCAGCAATCAGTAGGATGAATGTTACATGGGGTGACTTTATTAGTCTTATCTAAAATTAGCAGTTACCTAAAATGACCCTGAAAATAGTATCATAAACAGTTATCCGATATTCCCTTGCACCACCTGTAATATCCAATAGGTGGCGGTATGAGATCTCTGCTCGAATCTCTCAAACTAGAGCAAAGGGTCAAAGTTTTATTTGACAAGTTTTACAAGTCATGTATGAAGATGACAAATTACATGTCCGTCATGTTGGTATGTTGCTGAACTTTCAAACCTTGTTGAACAAGCCCAAAAGCTACAAGGAATTCTCCAACCGTGACTACAAACATCAATGCTGGGTGTCAATGAGGCATGAAAGGAAGCCTTGTTATCACAAGCATTCAGTTTGTCCATTTAAACTGCGAAAAATGTTCCCACGCAGGCATTTAGCAGAGTAAATCATTGACACACAATCCTCATTCCTTGGTTCCCAGCAGGAAACGCTCTCCTTGGCTTTGGCCCTGGGCTCTGAAGAGCAGGTGAGAGCTGTAGAGATGAGAGCGCAGAGACTAGCGTGGGGTTTGGGTTACCACAACTATTCAGCAGAGGTTTCTGCAGCTCGTATCGCAGGGTGAAGGTCATGGAAGCTATGCGACTCGACAGCGAGGGCCAGATGCTCTTTTACTTCAGAGTAGAGGACAGATTTCCAAtctttctccctccctccccaAGAATGTCATGAAAACAGACAGGGATTCCCCTCGTTGTCCGTGAAGGACGGTAAAATGCAGATGGCATGTTTGATCGGAACGCCACATTTCCTGGATACAAGACGGACGAGCCAATGTCAGTGTCTGTTACCTTCTCATTACACCCGTCAACTCTTGGCCTTCAGAGACCTTTTCCAACAGTAAGtttcaaaaaatacttttatgagagaacaagcaaccactagatggcagtagcAGTTTGTGTTGA encodes the following:
- the prdx6 gene encoding peroxiredoxin-6, with product MPGILLGDVLPNFEAETTIGKIKFHEFLGNSWGILFSHPRDFTPVCTTELARAAKLHEEFKKRDVKMIALSIDSVEDHRKWSEDIMSFNQDKACCAMPFPIIADDKRELSVLLGMLDPDERDKDGMPLTARCVFVVGPDKRLKLSILYPATTGRNFDEILRVIDSLQLTATKKVATPVDWKPGQEVMVIPSLSDEEANKLFPAGFTLKEVPSGKKYIRYTKP